One window of Chloroflexus aggregans DSM 9485 genomic DNA carries:
- a CDS encoding alpha/beta hydrolase encodes MRLLTTLFRLITLLNALATLSGLRGLTWSERLAVPLTILSWHQPAAGWQAHLLLILPALVGQLILATARRRDLDPRRRLHPGRYPDRVITRLDLPARHGPVPALHIVPRGGATTAILVTHGSGCDKTFYAWRLVDALIERGMAVVLIDLDGHGESPRPQAYPQMVESVADPLRWLQQRYERIGAIGMSLGGAVLARAVADGTPVDALALWEVPPRLRLNSREYRQVQIREALAIIQPRLLHLFTDGAIDHVIRAWQTSGIRATIGTWDLFDALNLPDSLHILGRHHTPLLLVYAGRDAVVPPAAAAEVAALTADWAEYHYLPFASHISLPIDLACINLTTDWLQQRLSRLTNAANSPDYRLTRG; translated from the coding sequence GTGCGTCTGTTAACTACCCTTTTCCGCTTGATCACGCTCTTAAATGCCCTTGCTACCTTGAGCGGCTTGCGTGGTCTCACTTGGAGTGAACGTCTCGCTGTGCCATTAACCATCTTAAGCTGGCACCAACCGGCTGCCGGTTGGCAAGCACATCTGTTGCTCATTCTACCGGCACTAGTAGGCCAGCTCATCCTTGCCACAGCCCGCCGCCGTGATCTCGATCCACGTCGACGCTTGCACCCCGGTCGGTACCCAGATCGGGTGATTACCCGTCTTGACCTACCGGCTCGCCACGGTCCGGTACCGGCACTCCATATTGTGCCACGCGGCGGTGCCACCACTGCAATATTGGTAACGCACGGCTCCGGCTGTGACAAAACCTTTTACGCCTGGCGATTAGTAGATGCGTTAATCGAGCGTGGGATGGCAGTGGTGTTGATCGACCTCGATGGGCATGGCGAAAGTCCACGGCCACAAGCCTATCCGCAGATGGTTGAGAGTGTCGCCGATCCGCTACGATGGTTACAACAGCGCTACGAGCGGATTGGCGCAATCGGCATGAGCCTTGGTGGCGCCGTTCTCGCCCGCGCCGTTGCCGACGGCACACCGGTCGATGCGTTGGCGCTATGGGAGGTCCCGCCACGGTTACGCCTAAATAGCCGTGAATATCGGCAGGTGCAAATCCGCGAAGCCCTCGCGATTATCCAACCACGACTGCTCCACCTCTTCACAGACGGGGCAATCGACCACGTGATACGGGCATGGCAGACGAGTGGCATTCGTGCAACCATTGGTACGTGGGATTTATTCGATGCTCTTAACCTACCGGACAGCCTCCACATCCTTGGCCGGCATCATACACCGCTGTTGTTAGTCTACGCCGGACGTGATGCAGTCGTCCCGCCGGCAGCCGCTGCCGAAGTTGCAGCCCTCACTGCCGACTGGGCCGAATACCATTACTTGCCGTTTGCCAGCCATATCTCGCTGCCGATCGACCTTGCCTGCATCAACCTCACCACCGACTGGCTACAACAGCGGCTGAGCCGGCTCACCAATGCCGCGAATTCACCGGACTATCGCCTAACGCGGGGTTAG
- a CDS encoding ATP-dependent Clp protease proteolytic subunit, which produces MPSIPVPTIVERTSRGERSWDIFSRLLKERVIIIGEPIDDELASSVVAQLLVLQQQDPERDIWMYINSPGGVIRAGLAIYDTMQLVTPDVCTVCVGRAASMATVLLCAGAKGKRFALPHATIHSHPAGGGVEGYAPDVQIAVDEMLRLQRLLREIMAKHSGQTVERLEADFSRDFYMTASQAVEYGLIDAILTPR; this is translated from the coding sequence ATGCCTTCTATTCCGGTACCAACAATTGTTGAGCGTACTAGCCGGGGCGAGCGCAGTTGGGATATCTTCTCACGGTTATTGAAGGAGCGAGTGATCATTATCGGTGAGCCGATCGATGATGAGTTAGCTTCGTCAGTAGTGGCACAATTATTGGTGTTGCAACAGCAAGACCCTGAACGTGATATTTGGATGTACATTAATAGCCCCGGCGGAGTGATTCGGGCCGGATTAGCGATCTACGATACGATGCAGTTAGTGACTCCCGATGTTTGTACTGTCTGCGTAGGTCGGGCGGCGAGTATGGCAACGGTGTTGCTCTGTGCAGGAGCAAAAGGCAAGCGGTTTGCGTTACCGCATGCGACAATTCATTCGCATCCGGCAGGCGGTGGCGTCGAGGGGTATGCGCCAGATGTACAGATTGCTGTAGACGAGATGTTGCGCCTACAGCGATTGCTGCGCGAGATTATGGCGAAACATTCCGGTCAGACGGTCGAGCGGTTAGAGGCCGATTTCAGTCGAGATTTTTATATGACGGCATCACAGGCGGTAGAATATGGTCTGATCGATGCCATTCTAACCCCGCGTTAG